The Corynebacterium auriscanis genome includes the window CAGCTCGCGTGACTGCCAGCTACGGCACCAAGGCACCGCAGACCGAATCGATGAGCTTCGCACGCGAAAACGGTAAGTGGACTCTGTGCCCGAACTAAAACGCGCACGAAAGCTAGCTCCCACGCACAAGCGAAACGTCATCCCCCGAGGCGTAGGCGATGCCGCCCTGGTGGTCGTGGTCTGCTTGCTGACATACACCATCGCCGCGGTGGTGTGGGGATGGACGGTGCCCACTTTGGCTATTGAGGTCATGCCGGACCTCAGCGCTGAAAGTGTTCCCGGGACCGAGGATGCGAAGTTCGAGGCGTTCGGGCGGGCAATCCTTACCACATCGTGCATCGCCTTTGTAGCCTCTATCTGGGCTTTTGCCACCCGGGTGCGCAGTCTGTCCATGATGTTGTGGTTGGGTCTTGTCACGGGCTTTGGATCGTTATGGTTCGTAGTCCTGGGAAACACCGTGGCTCGCGCCACGCATCCCACGCCCGCATCTCACCCAGAACCCGGGCAAACCATCGAGGCATTGAGCCCCATTAGTTTGTCACCGGCCCTCTTGCTGGCGCCAACATTAGCGCTGTTGTTCTACTGGGTGGCATCCAGCTTCGTAGATAGTCGCAAGTTTTAAGCCACCGCACCCCGGGTGGCTACTCACCGGGGCTGGCTGCTCGCTCGCGAACCCGAGCTGCCCACATCTCGGCTTCCTCGGTATCGCCTCGCTCCAGCGCGCAATTGCCCAGCACCGTCAGTAGGTTCTGCTGTGCGTCACCATTCGGCATCTGGTCACACGCGGCCAGTGCGCGCGTGGCCAATTGCGCGGCGAAATCGATCTGCCCTGCCGAAAACGCCGCCCAGCTGGCCGAGGCCGCCCGCTGTAGAGCAATAACTGGGGCGCCGTGCTTGGACACAATGTCAAAACACATGGCGAAATGCCGTGTGATGTCGGGTTCATCAACAGCCATTAACGCAAAATTGCCCAGCATATCGTGGCCCTCGAAGCGTGCGATCTCATCACCGGTCTCCGTTCCCAGCGCAATGACCTGGTGCGCCATGGCTTGTGCCCCCGCGAAATCGCCTGCACCGTGAGCCTGCTGCGCCCGCCACAACAACCGGTCGGCCTGGGTGGGATTGTGCGAGCCGTATGCTTCGGCAATTTCCACATACAACGTCAGCCGGTCGCTGTTCGGGGTCTGCGTCCCCACCTCCACCGTATGCCCCAGCATCGCAGTGGACGCGATGAGTGAGGCGTCGGTCGAAGGTACAGTGCGAAAGCTACCGCCACGCCAGCGTTCCAACCGCTCGGCCAGGTGCGCCAGAGCCTCTTCGCCCGGTTGCAAAAAGCTCAAGCTGGCCCACGCAAGATCGGCCCGTGCAATGTCCTTCGTGCTGGTCCTGGCGCTATTGGGCCCATTCGCTACAGCACTGTCCCCGCGTTCCAGTAATTGCGAGTACGCCACGGCGGCCTCGTAAGTACACCCGGTGTTTTCAGCCACCGCCGCGCGCATCAGCCAGTAGTCGCCCACAACATCGTTGGGCAGCTGTTTTACCACCGCGGCAAGGTAATCGGGGTCCGCCACCCAATGCTTCAGCGCGAACTCATTTGTCAGTTGCCACGTCCGCATCGTGAGATTCTCCGCGGAGGCCGCAGCGCTCGCACGGAGCAGTGATTCTAGGTCTGCACCCATCGGCTAAACTCCTGTTTATCAATCTTTCCAGTTGAAAGTACCAACTCTGTCCATTTCCAACCCCATGGAGGAGGGCCTCCACGCCATGACCTCGCTGAAACTTTCGCGCCTCGACCTTCGCGGAACAACCCCCACAACGGCCTCCCTCCGCCATAGCCTCCCACGTGGTGGGACGGATGTGGATTCAGTGCTACCGGCAGTCGCGCCGGTCGTCGAGGATATCCGCGCTCACGGTGCCGCTGCCGCCCTGCGGTACGGGGAGAAGTTCGACGGTGTAGTGCCTCCTGCGGTGAAGGTCCCCGCTTCAGTTATCGACGCCGCCACGGACGAGCTCGACGAAGCCGTCATGGGGGCGCTGGTGGAAGCGATCCGGCGTGTGCGTGCTTTTCATGCCACCCAAGTTCCCGCCGATCACGAGGAGGAAATCGCCCCCGGCGGAATCGTTGGAGAGCGCTACATTCCAATCCGTCGCGTGGGTCTATACGTGCCCGGCGGCAAAGCTGTGTACCCATCCAGCGTGATCATGAACGTTGTCCCCGCCCAGGAGGCGGGGGTGGAATCGCTCGTGGTGGCGTCCCCCCCACAAGAAACCGGCTGGCCGCACACAACCGTACTCGCCGCGTGCAAGCTGTTGGGAGTAGAAGAAGTGTGGGCTGTCGGTGGAGCCCAGGCCGTGGCCCTCATGGCGTACGGCGATGATGCCGAGCAGTTGGAGCCCGTGGACATGATCACGGGGCCGGGCAACATCTTCGTGACCGCCGCCAAGCGACTGGTACGCAGTGTCGTGGGTATCGATTCGGAGGCGGGACCTACGGAAATCGCCATCGTGGCCGATGACAGCGCGGATGCGGTGGAGGTGGCCTATGACCTGATCAGCCAAGCCGAGCATGACCCTATGGCAGCCAGCGTGCTGATCACCGACTCGCCCCAGCTGGCGGATGCGGTGGAAAAGGAAATCGCACAGCGCTACTCGGTGACGTTGAACGCAGACCGCGTGCGCGAGGCCCTGGAGGGTCAGCAATCCGGCATCGTTGTCGTCGACGATCTTGACATGGCAATTCAGGTAGCCGATGCCTACGCGGCCGAGCATTTGGAGATTCACACTCGCGATGCCGAATCCGTAGCTGCGCGTATCACCAATGCCGGCGCGATCTTCATCGGTCGTTACAGTCCCGTGCCTTTAGGCGACTATGCAGCGGGCTCCAACCACGTGTTGCCGACCTCCGGAACCGCCCGCCACGCATCGGGTTTGTCCACGCACACGTTCCTCAAGGCCGTGCACGTGGTGAACTATTCCAAGCAGGCGCTGGAAGAGGTGGCGGGTACCGTTATCACACTGGCCAATGCCGAGCGATTGCCAGCCCACGGTGAAGCCATCAAAGCGCGCCTGAATTCGAATGCAACCGGGCCGACAATTCCCCAGGGAGTGAACTAAAAGCGCATGACCGATTACCAGCTGTCCGATCTGCCGCTGCGCGACGAACTACGTGGAAAAAGCGCCTATGGTGCGCCGCAGTTGACGGTGACCAACCAGTTGAACACCAACGAGAACCCATATCCACCGGGACCGGCCATCGTGGAGGACCTGGTGGAGGAGGTCCGGAAGCTTTCCGGTTCTCTTAACCGTTACCCTGAGCGCGATGCTCACGACTTGCGGGTGGACTTGGCGCGGTACGTCTCGGCACAAACCGGCGTGGAGGTCACTTACGAGCAGTTATGGGCCGCCAACGGTTCCAACGAGGTGCTACAGCAATTGTTGCAGGCCTTCGGCGGGCCAGGCCGCAAGGCGATGGGTTTTACTCCGAGTTATTCCATGCACCCCATTTTGTGCGCCGGAACCCAGACGGAATTCATCGCCGTGGAGCGCCCCGAGGCCCTAGATTTCGCCATCGACGTGGAGGCCGCTGCCGCAGCCATTGCGGAACACTCGCCGGACGTTATTTTTATTACGACGCCCAACAATCCCACCGGCAACATCACCACCTTGGGTGACATTGACACCTTGGTTCGACTGGCCCCTGGGATCGTCATCGTCGATGAGGCTTACGCGGAATTCTCGCACGAACCCAGCGCCGTGCAACTGCTGCAGAAATACCCTACCAAGCTGGTGGTTTCCCGCACGATGAGCAAAGCCTTCGACTTCGCGGGTGGCCGGCTGGGATACTTTGTGGCGCACCCCGCGTTCGTAGAAGCCGTGATGCTGGTGCGCCTGCCGTATCACCTGTCCACCCTGGGACAGGCGGCCGCGCGGGTGGCGCTGCGCCACAGTGACGACACCCTCGCCACTGTGGAACTGTTGCGTCAACAGCGCGAAGTTGTGGTCGCCGGGCTACGGGAATTGGGGTTGCGCGTCATCGAATCACATTCGAACTTCGTGTTCTTCGGAGTGTTCCAGGACAGCCACGCCACGTGGCAGGAATTCCTGGATCGCGACGTGCTGATCCGCGACGTAGGCGTACCTGGCTGGCTGCGCGCCACCATTGGCCTGCCCGAAGAGAACCAGGCGTTCCTCGAAGCAGCCCGCGAGGTCGTGGAGCAGCGTGGCGTCGAGAATAAAGACCCCCAAGGAGTACAACCATGACACAACGAATTGGCACGGCAAGCCGCACCACCCGCGAGTCGGACATCACAGTCGAATGGAATCTGGACGGAACGGGGAAGACCGATATCTCCACCGGTTTGCCATTCTTCGACCACATGCTGACGGCCCTGGGTGCGCACGGCAGCTTCGACTTGAAGGTGCACGCGACCGGAGACGTGGAAATCGATGCCCACCACACGGTGGAGGACACGGCAATCGTCATGGGCCAAGCCTTGCAGCAAGCCCTGGGGGATAAAGCCGGCATCCGGCGGTTCGGTGATGCATTCATCCCCATGGACGAGTGCTTGGCACATGCGGCAGTAGACGTTTCCGGTCGGCCGTATTACGTTGGCACAGGCGAACCCGAAACCATGGTGACGGCCGTCATCGGCGGGCACTACGCCACGGTCATCAATCAGCACTTCTTTGAATCGCTGGCGTTTAACGCGCGCATTGCACTGCACGTGCGCTGCCTCTACGGGCGCGATCCGCACCACATCACAGAGGCCGAGTTCAAAGCCGTGGCTCGCGCACTACGCGAAGCCGTGGAAGCTGATCCACGCACCACCGGCATCCCATCGACCAAGGGTGCTCTGTAAACAACTCTTAAGGAAAGGACGCGATACCTGTGGCTTTGCTGGCCCGACCCGAAGGCTTATCACCGGAGGACATGGACAAGCTGGATTCGGTGTTCAAAGCTCCAGGTCTGGTCGCTACCCTCATTTCCGTCTTCTGTGCCTTCGGCGGGTGGGCTTTGCTGCTGCCGGTGGTGCCGCTTGCTGTTATCGACGCGGGCGGGTCGGATTCCCTCGCCGGCCTTTCCACCGGTGTGTTCATGGTGGCTACCGTGGTCACGCAGGCTTTCACCCCAGCGATTTTGCGCCGGGTGGGGCACATGCCAGTGATGGCGCTGGCCTCGTTGCTGCTGGGTGCGCCGGCGGCGTTGTATGCGTTGGATATGTCACCGGCAATGGTCTTGGGGGTGGCTGTTGTCCGTGGCATTGGTTTCGGCGCCGTGACGGTCGCCGAGGCTGCGCTGATCGCAGAGTTAGTTCCGCCGCGTTTGGTTGGTCGATCCTCGGGTGTGTTCGGCGCCACGGTGGGGGTAACGCAGCTGGTGGCCTTCCCGTTGGGTATGTGGCTGTACTCCACGGCGGGGTCTTTAGTGTTCGTACTGGCCTTGGTCTATTCGGTCGTGGGGGCGATGGCAGCGATTGGGCTTCCTATTTTGCGACGCCACACGGATCCCGCCGTCGATTCCGAGTCCTTGGACTTCACCCCGCCCGAGCCACGCGCTGCCACGTGGAAGCTGGCCACGGTCCCCGGTTTGTGCATCGCTGTGGCCGCGGCGGGATTCGCAGCCTTCAGCACGTTCATGGCCCCCGCGATCGGGGAGCTCGATGCCGGGGCGGCAGCCACGATCGCGGGCCTGACGTTGTCCGTGATGGGGGGCATGCAGATCATCACGCGTTTGGGGTCCGGCTGGTGGGCTGACCGCGTGGGTGAACCCGGCCACCTGATGGTCGCGGGCCTAGTGTTGTCTTTGCTGGGGCTGGTGGTCGCTGGAGTGGCGATCTCCTGGGAACTGACCGGCTGGAAGATCCTCGTTTCTGCCTTGGGTGCAGCTGCGTTGTTCGGCGCTGGTTTTGGGGTTGCGCAGACGGAGGCACTGTTGATGATGTTCCATCGCCTACCGCGCGAAAAATCCGCGCTGGCCAGTGCGTTATGGAACATGACCTTTGATTCCGGTACGGGTATCGGTGCCACCGTGCTGGGTGTAGTCGCTGGAACTTTCGCTTACCAGGGGGCTTTTTTCGTTGCGGCCGCATTCGTCGTGGTGGGCATCGTGGTGGCCGTGTTGGATCACGTCGTTGGTCGCCACCGAGTCACTGACCACGGCAATGTCCGAGAGCGGTTGCGGCGTGTGGTTCGCCGCTCAGTATCATAAACACCATGACACACCCTGGTTCCCCCGAATCCGCGGCCACTGAGTCCACCGCAGTCCCCACGGTGGCGTTGCTCGATTACGGCAGTGGCAACGTTCGCTCGGCACAACGCGCGGTAGAACGCGCCGGCGCAACGGTATCTGTCACGCGGGACCCGTACGAGGTTCTCGAAGCAGACGGGTTGCTGGTCCCAGGGGTCGGAGCCTTCTCTGCCTGCATGCGCCAGCTCAAGGAAGTCAACGGCGACCGGATGATCGGCCAGCGGCTGGCCGGTGGGCGGCCCGTTCTTGGCATCTGCGTTGGCATGCAAATTCTCTTCGACGCCGGCGTGGAATTCGCCGACCACTCCGACCACGGCAGCACTCCGGGTATGGGCGAGTGGCCCGGCATGGTGACCAAGCTCGAAGCGCGTGTCCTGCCACACATGGGGTGGAACACGGTGCAGGTGGATGACGACAGCCAGATGTTCGCCGGAGGCTTGGATCACGAGCACTTTTATTTTGTGCACTCCTACGCGGCACGCGATTGGGAGCTGTTCACCGATGGGCGCACTGAAGCTCCCAAGGTGCACTGGGCGGAACACGACGGGTGCCGTTTCGTCGCTGCTGTGGAAAACGGGCCGCTGTGGGCTACGCAATTCCATCCGGAGAAATCCGGCGATGCCGGCCTAGGGCTACTCCGGAATTGGGTCGCCACTCTATGAAATATCCATAAATAGATAAGAATCAGATTTTTACACGTTAGGATCACTCCATGTCACAAAACGCGAATACCAAGTTGACCCTGTTGCCCGCTGTCGATGTTGCCGAGGGCCAGGCGGTGCGCCTGACCCAAGGTGCTGCGGGAACCGAAACCAGTTACGGTTCCCCCTTAGAGGCCGCCTTGGAGTGGCAGAATGCCGGCGCCGATTGGATCCACTTGGTGGACTTGGATGCTGCGTTTGGGCGTGGATCCAACTTCGACATCCTCAACGAGGTCACCGGTGCGCTCGATATCGACGTGGAGCTGTCCGGCGGAATCCGCGATGACGAGTCCCTCGAGCGTGCCCTGTCCACCGGGTGCCGGCGCGTCAACATTGGTACCGCAGCCCTCGAGAATCCGCAGTGGTGCGAGGAGATTATTCAGAAGTACGGCGATCGGGTAGCCATCGGCCTGGATACCCGCGAGATTGATGGCGAGTGGCGCCTGCGCGGTCGCGGATGGACGTCCGATGGTGGTGACTTGTGGGAGGTCCTAGAGCGTTTGGATTCCCAAGGTGTCAGCCGCGTAGTGGTTACCGATGTCAGTCGCGACGGTATGCTCAACGGACCGAATATCGACCTTCTGCGCGACGTTTCCGCTGCTACGCAAGCCCCTGTTGTTGCCTCCGGCGGTATCTCCAGCTTGGACGACCTGCGGGCGCTGCGCCAGATCGTGGCGGAGGGCGTGGATTCTGCCATCGTCGGTAAGGCCCTATACGCCGGCAAGTTCACACTGGCTGAGGCGCTGGAGGTCGCTGGGCAATGAGTGGGCTAGATACCCGCGCACTGTTGGCGGTAGCAGAAGCTGCCGTCGACGAAGCGGAATCCACCTTCACCGCCGCAGTCGGTGCTGAACCGGAGATCATTAAATCCCCAGGGGATTTCGCCACGGAGGCCGACCTCACCGTGGAGCGACAGCTGCGCACTCTTTTGACGCAATACACCGGCCTTCCCGTGCACGGTGAAGAATACGGCACAGTACTGCCAGGGGAGCAACCCGTAGAACGTATCCCAGCAGACGATATGGCTGATGGATTGGACGGTCCGCGTCGGCGTCGGAAGAATCACAACGGCACCGAAGAGTTACCGGAAACCTACTGGGTGGTCGACCCGATCGACGGCACGGCCAACTACGCAGTCGGCAACCCGTTTGCCTGCATTTTGGTTTCACTGATCCACCACGGTGATATTCAACTATCTGTGACTGAAATGCCCCTGCTGGGCAAGCGCATTACCGCCCGCCGCGGGCACGGCCTGTTCGTCGATGGTCACCCAGCCCGGTCGATGCCACCCTCCGATCCCGGGGTGACCCAGATTAGTTTCGGTTCTATCTTGTCCCAACGCCGCGG containing:
- the hisD gene encoding histidinol dehydrogenase; the protein is MTSLKLSRLDLRGTTPTTASLRHSLPRGGTDVDSVLPAVAPVVEDIRAHGAAAALRYGEKFDGVVPPAVKVPASVIDAATDELDEAVMGALVEAIRRVRAFHATQVPADHEEEIAPGGIVGERYIPIRRVGLYVPGGKAVYPSSVIMNVVPAQEAGVESLVVASPPQETGWPHTTVLAACKLLGVEEVWAVGGAQAVALMAYGDDAEQLEPVDMITGPGNIFVTAAKRLVRSVVGIDSEAGPTEIAIVADDSADAVEVAYDLISQAEHDPMAASVLITDSPQLADAVEKEIAQRYSVTLNADRVREALEGQQSGIVVVDDLDMAIQVADAYAAEHLEIHTRDAESVAARITNAGAIFIGRYSPVPLGDYAAGSNHVLPTSGTARHASGLSTHTFLKAVHVVNYSKQALEEVAGTVITLANAERLPAHGEAIKARLNSNATGPTIPQGVN
- a CDS encoding histidinol-phosphate transaminase, giving the protein MTDYQLSDLPLRDELRGKSAYGAPQLTVTNQLNTNENPYPPGPAIVEDLVEEVRKLSGSLNRYPERDAHDLRVDLARYVSAQTGVEVTYEQLWAANGSNEVLQQLLQAFGGPGRKAMGFTPSYSMHPILCAGTQTEFIAVERPEALDFAIDVEAAAAAIAEHSPDVIFITTPNNPTGNITTLGDIDTLVRLAPGIVIVDEAYAEFSHEPSAVQLLQKYPTKLVVSRTMSKAFDFAGGRLGYFVAHPAFVEAVMLVRLPYHLSTLGQAAARVALRHSDDTLATVELLRQQREVVVAGLRELGLRVIESHSNFVFFGVFQDSHATWQEFLDRDVLIRDVGVPGWLRATIGLPEENQAFLEAAREVVEQRGVENKDPQGVQP
- the hisB gene encoding imidazoleglycerol-phosphate dehydratase HisB, with translation MTQRIGTASRTTRESDITVEWNLDGTGKTDISTGLPFFDHMLTALGAHGSFDLKVHATGDVEIDAHHTVEDTAIVMGQALQQALGDKAGIRRFGDAFIPMDECLAHAAVDVSGRPYYVGTGEPETMVTAVIGGHYATVINQHFFESLAFNARIALHVRCLYGRDPHHITEAEFKAVARALREAVEADPRTTGIPSTKGAL
- a CDS encoding MFS transporter; its protein translation is MALLARPEGLSPEDMDKLDSVFKAPGLVATLISVFCAFGGWALLLPVVPLAVIDAGGSDSLAGLSTGVFMVATVVTQAFTPAILRRVGHMPVMALASLLLGAPAALYALDMSPAMVLGVAVVRGIGFGAVTVAEAALIAELVPPRLVGRSSGVFGATVGVTQLVAFPLGMWLYSTAGSLVFVLALVYSVVGAMAAIGLPILRRHTDPAVDSESLDFTPPEPRAATWKLATVPGLCIAVAAAGFAAFSTFMAPAIGELDAGAAATIAGLTLSVMGGMQIITRLGSGWWADRVGEPGHLMVAGLVLSLLGLVVAGVAISWELTGWKILVSALGAAALFGAGFGVAQTEALLMMFHRLPREKSALASALWNMTFDSGTGIGATVLGVVAGTFAYQGAFFVAAAFVVVGIVVAVLDHVVGRHRVTDHGNVRERLRRVVRRSVS
- the hisH gene encoding imidazole glycerol phosphate synthase subunit HisH; translated protein: MTHPGSPESAATESTAVPTVALLDYGSGNVRSAQRAVERAGATVSVTRDPYEVLEADGLLVPGVGAFSACMRQLKEVNGDRMIGQRLAGGRPVLGICVGMQILFDAGVEFADHSDHGSTPGMGEWPGMVTKLEARVLPHMGWNTVQVDDDSQMFAGGLDHEHFYFVHSYAARDWELFTDGRTEAPKVHWAEHDGCRFVAAVENGPLWATQFHPEKSGDAGLGLLRNWVATL
- the priA gene encoding bifunctional 1-(5-phosphoribosyl)-5-((5-phosphoribosylamino)methylideneamino)imidazole-4-carboxamide isomerase/phosphoribosylanthranilate isomerase PriA, with the protein product MSQNANTKLTLLPAVDVAEGQAVRLTQGAAGTETSYGSPLEAALEWQNAGADWIHLVDLDAAFGRGSNFDILNEVTGALDIDVELSGGIRDDESLERALSTGCRRVNIGTAALENPQWCEEIIQKYGDRVAIGLDTREIDGEWRLRGRGWTSDGGDLWEVLERLDSQGVSRVVVTDVSRDGMLNGPNIDLLRDVSAATQAPVVASGGISSLDDLRALRQIVAEGVDSAIVGKALYAGKFTLAEALEVAGQ
- a CDS encoding inositol monophosphatase family protein, coding for MSGLDTRALLAVAEAAVDEAESTFTAAVGAEPEIIKSPGDFATEADLTVERQLRTLLTQYTGLPVHGEEYGTVLPGEQPVERIPADDMADGLDGPRRRRKNHNGTEELPETYWVVDPIDGTANYAVGNPFACILVSLIHHGDIQLSVTEMPLLGKRITARRGHGLFVDGHPARSMPPSDPGVTQISFGSILSQRRGNLPISYRQDMLNEIGKSYPRMRVTGSVGIDLAFTAAGVFGGTVTFSPNLWDNAAGILAVQENGGVATDFAGNPWRPGVSGLVAGEPEVHATLIQHIQSVPIGTAARTAQDVMDRGGIR